One genomic region from Oncorhynchus gorbuscha isolate QuinsamMale2020 ecotype Even-year linkage group LG13, OgorEven_v1.0, whole genome shotgun sequence encodes:
- the LOC123993130 gene encoding matrix metalloproteinase-23-like — protein MEHRKQKLSSAKGFVPVFEMRGTRRILFLLVLMLVGLDGVGGLPACRRKTEAGERSVESLSSVKHHPVTGAALSRSKRYAINPLGHKWKHFNLTYKIVKFPNTLNKDGTRKAISIAFSKWSDVSPLYFAEITNPNKSADIIIGFYTWNHTDCWWSPLHPCFDGLNGELAHAFLPPRGEIHFDNHEFWILGKSRFSWKQGVWLNDLVQVAAHEIGHALGLWHSRDPQALMHPNATYTGQRNIAQDDIWGIQRLYGCTDKKRVCDPWARLGFCERRKSFMKKHCARRCDLCYEPLEAVITPTPLPSNVKVKMVPRGKVVGFRCGTKNPRSPPKVSWYKDGEQLLISIPGYIIMKGRDLRIVANEFNEGTYTCRVHRSGNVVSANSWAIRLKPEQPSNS, from the exons ATGGAGCACAGGAAGCAGAAGTTGAGTTCGGCCAAGGGCTTCGTCCCAGTGTTTGAGATGCGCGGAACTCGTCGGATACTTTTTCTACTAGTGCTGATGTTGGTAGGTTTGGATGGGGTCGGCGGACTCCCTGCGTGTAGAAGGAAAACG gaaGCTGGTGAGCGGTCTGTGGAGTCCCTGAGCTCTGTGAAGCATCATCCCGTGACGGGAGCGGCATTGAGCCGCTCCAAACGCTACGCCATCAACCCACTGGGACACAAGTGGAAGCATTTCAACCTCACCTACAA GATCGTGAAGTTTCCCAACACGCTGAACAAAGACGGCACCCGCAAGGCCATCAGCATTGCGTTCTCCAAGTGGAGCGACGTGTCCCCTCTCTACTTTGCTGAAATCACAAACCCCAACAAGAGTGCTGACATTATCATCG GCTTCTACACGTGGAACCACACAGACTGCTGGTGGTCTCCATTGCACCCCTGTTTTGATGGGCTAAACGGGGAGTTGGCCCATGCCTTCCTGCCCCCGCGCGGGGAGATCCACTTTGACAACCATGAGTTCTGGATCCTGGGGAAGTCCCGCTTCAGCTGGAAACAAG GTGTATGGTTGAATGACCTGGTACAGGTTGCGGCTCATGAGATCGGGCATGCCCTGGGACTGTGGCACTCCCGTGACCCCCAGGCCCTGATGCATCCCAATGCCACCTACACGGGCCAGAGGAACATTGCCCAGGACGACATCTGGGGAATCCAGCGCCTCTATG GATGCACAGACAAGAAGCGCGTGTGTGATCCATGGGCTCGCCTTGGCTTCTGCGAAAGGAGGAAGAGCTTCATGAAGAAACACTGTGCCCGCCGCTGCGACCTCTGCTATG AGCCTCTTGAGGCCGTTATCACGCCAACTCCACTGCCTTCCAACGTCAAGGTCAAGATGGTTCCTCGTGGAAAGGTTGTGGGCTTCCGCTGTGGGACGAAGAATCCTAGATCGCCTCCCAAAGTCAG CTGGTACAAGGATGGAGAACAGCTCCTGATCTCTATCCCCGGCTACATCATCATGAAGGGCCGCGACCTCCGCATCGTTGCCAACGAGTTTAACGAGGGCACTTACACCTGTCGCGTCCATCGTAGCGGCAATGTGGTCTCTGCAAACTCCTGGGCCATCCGGCTGAAGCCTGAACAGCCCTCCAACAGTTGA